In the genome of Mytilus edulis chromosome 14, xbMytEdul2.2, whole genome shotgun sequence, the window AGAGGAAGGTATTATGGTTACAAGCATTGGATATAACGGTCATGCCAGCAACATACACTTGTATTGTGTGCGTGGAAATTAGCTTCAtgccttttttttactttgatactTTTTGTGAGTAAATTTAAcgtttataaataaagttgatgTACCAAATCTAAGTTGAGATGTATAGttacctataaaaccaggtttaaatcACCGTGTTTTACATTAGGAAAtatctgtaccaaatcaggagtATAACAGTtagttttaatttcttttaatttgttaaagcttatgattttgccatttatatGGGACTTGCCATGttgaatttcccttggagttcgggctttttgttatgtttttgtatTAGTTAAAGCTGTCATAATGAATTTGGATTTCTTGTTAAATCATTTTGgttttcaatataaaaaggaGATATgatgtaattgccaatgagacaactctccccaatagaccaaatgacacatcaattaactattataggtcactgtaccacCTCTCTTAAACATTTTCGGCTTGGCTTTCCAATTTGTGTGTCAGGCATgcatttagtcttagatgcatattttttttattagttgttattagctttgaactagctgtcagtaactgcaagtattctcagatctgttttaagtgtctttttgttgttgggatgtacaagtactcggtcaTGTGCACTATGTATTTTTGTTAGATATGTTTCTACTTGTATCAATCTGTTGAGTTAAGCCTTTATCAACATATTTCTATAGTTCGTTCTTGTTTTGTACTGTTATACTACTGTCTTATGTTAAAGGGAATGTTGGGCTCCCGCAAACATGTGCCTTCTAAGATATTAGCCTgtattcagtgtttgtcgttttatgctgtgctacatatttgtgtttcgttcatttttgtacattaatcaggccgtttgtttttctcgtttgaattgatgtacatttgtgatttctggaccttttaaagctgactatgcggtatgggctttgctccttgttgaaaaacgtacggtgacctatagctgttaatatatgtgtcatttggtctcttatgaagagctgtctcactggcaatcataccacatctttttatatttgattttttttctaaattggttGAGGCTGTGAGGTTGTTAAATCAAATTTAAGGACAACAAATAATTTGAATGTGAAAGGAAATGAAAAGGATTAGTCGCAGTTTTCAGATGTTTAAAAGCTAAGGTTGACTTGAGTAAGCCATGCCTCCTGGAAACCCATAACCTTCATAGTGATCATCTCCGTAAATACATAGTCCAAACTTCATGTGTAAATCATGACGTATCTCATGAGCCCCGTCTTCAATGTCATGCCTAAATGTTTCAAGCATACGTtcattgattgtttttttaaaaacgTCTGTTAAATTCAGCTTTCTATTGTCGATTTTGAATCCATCCAATGGATCATATCGTGATTTCATGTTTGTTACGAGATATGTAACACTTATGTAGCTGGTAAACCCGACGGGAACAATGAAATTGTAGGATGAACGGTAGTGTTTAATTCCAGATATTGTCATCATATAGGCATCATACAGGAGAAAATCCATTGGAAAACTGACAACAAGTACACTATCACTTGCATTAATTAAAGCCAAGTGAGAACTGTTAAActcataaaaatgttctttttcaACATTGACCACATATTCATTGGTAACTGTtgatatttgtaattttgtaGCTTCATGACAGTAAACCCTAATCACACTGTCGTTTCTTATGGCAATAGTCGGAGTGATATACAATTGGTCAAGCTGGTTGACAGGCAATACCATTTCAATGAATGTATTGCATTTGACGTGGTTGATAGAATTGCACCGGTTCCCAGACATCACGCCTATGGGTTTGTTAGATATTATCACAGAACCAGATAGATCATAAATATGAgatatttgaaatgtttgaaaTTCAGACAAGTTAACCGTAATGGTTTCTTCATTTGCATACGATCTATGATTATAGTTCACCTTCGTGCCAATACTTGGAATTTTCAGTTTTTCTTGGATCTGAGTATTTGCCGTTAAGCTGAAGACGTCTATCAAACATGTTCTAATATCTTTGTGCTCAAATGGTCTGAAGGTTGGGACAATGTATTTGTCCCCAAGCATAGCGGATGGTATTGCCAAATATCCATCAACAGCGGTATCACCAACAAACTTATACAAGACAATAGGCACAGTGGAATTAACATGGATAGCTTTATTCGAAATGCCATCCTTTGTAAAGAGAGATCTGGGAAAGTGAACTTGATTTATACCGGAACTCAAGCCAAAAGTGCGGGTTCTTTCAGCAGTATTATGAACAGTTCCAGTTCTAGAAGAATGCATATATAGTCTTGAAGTGTCATAACTCATTGCAGGTTCTGCAAACATGATGACGTAGTTGGAATATCCAATAtctgtaaatataaatatcattGTTAGTA includes:
- the LOC139504015 gene encoding uncharacterized protein, with the translated sequence MCKTAKEIKGRESNVCDSNPCQNEGICSVVRDSYSCKCPEGYAGQQCQDIGYSNYVIMFAEPAMSYDTSRLYMHSSRTGTVHNTAERTRTFGLSSGINQVHFPRSLFTKDGISNKAIHVNSTVPIVLYKFVGDTAVDGYLAIPSAMLGDKYIVPTFRPFEHKDIRTCLIDVFSLTANTQIQEKLKIPSIGTKVNYNHRSYANEETITVNLSEFQTFQISHIYDLSGSVIISNKPIGVMSGNRCNSINHVKCNTFIEMVLPVNQLDQLYITPTIAIRNDSVIRVYCHEATKLQISTVTNEYVVNVEKEHFYEFNSSHLALINASDSVLVVSFPMDFLLYDAYMMTISGIKHYRSSYNFIVPVGFTSYISVTYLVTNMKSRYDPLDGFKIDNRKLNLTDVFKKTINERMLETFRHDIEDGAHEIRHDLHMKFGLCIYGDDHYEGYGFPGGMAYSSQP